Genomic window (Rossellomorea aquimaris):
CGATTCCGGAGTAGTTGACGGTGTCGAGTGTTTCTTCTGGAATCCCACGGTCCTTCATTTTGTCCAGGATTTGATGGCTGTTGATGGCGCTCATTCCGCAGTCATGGTGACCGATCACGAGTACTTCATCTGCCTGGAGTTCATATACCGCAACGAGCAGGCTGCGCATAATACTGCCGAACGGATGGCTCACGACCGCACCGGCATTTTTGACAACTTTCACGTCGCCATTTTTCATGTTCATGGATTTAGGCAGAAGCTCTACTAAACGGGTATCCATACAAGTTAGAATGACTAAGCGTTTGTCTGGAAACTTGGTTGTTCTGTACTCTTCGTACGATTGTTCTTGTACAAACTGTTGGTTGTAATCAAGTATGTTCGTTAATAAAGTCATATTGTCTTCTCCTATAAAATTTATTATCACTTCACATTTTGCTGAAGGTGATTTTCTATCTCTTTTATTTTATCCATAATTTCTTGTCGATTCCAATCAGACGTATTAGAAAGCTTCAAATAAAGAGAAGATACTTTGGCCAATACTTCTGTCAAATTCGGTTCTTTTCGTGGATACGTGGACTTACCCATAAGATCAAATAAGCCATTCATTTGATCTGACACTTTCTTGTATTGAACGTCTTTAGAAATGACGGCAACATGGAAATATTGCTGCATATCTGAAAACTGATAGAATATATCAAACAGCTCGAATGAATCATTTCTCTTCAGATTCAATTCCATTTCACCTGAGGAATTTTTATGAATAATCCGTGCGAACTTTGGCGAGCTTTCGTCTTCTACAATAGACATGAAGTTTTTTCCGGATTTTAAAAAGTCATAACCTGAATTCGAAGCATCAATTAAATTAAGTTGCCTATCCAATAGTAGATAAGGTATCGGGCATAAATGCAGGTTTTCCACATGATCACTCCTTTGGGAAAGGTAAATGGACGTCATTGCCCCGTTCCTCTCTTCAGAGAAGGTTTCATGTGGGATAACATTCAGTTTAACCTTATTAAGTTTGGCTAAATATGATGAAGGAGCTAGCCTTTTTTCGAAACAAGCAGTTCAGACATATCCGTCAGATACTCATTGAGCTCTAACAAGTCATTAAAGCTTTCTACCTGTGATTTTTCCAGAAAATCGAGGGTATAGTTTGAAATCAATCGGCCTCCGACTAGAATTTCAATCTCTTGATTTTGCTCTCTGATCTCTTCGATGCACTCTTTCAATCGTGTCAGTTCTGTCGTCATGCCGATGGATATTCCAATGGCATGAGGTTTCCAGGCACTAATAAAGGTTAAGGCATCTTTGACAGGCACATTGGCTCCTAAGTAACGAGTATTCCATCGCTTTTCTTTGAACACTTCGTTCGCAAGCTCAAGTCCTAAACTGTGATGTTCACCTTCTATACAAAATAAAAGAGCTTTAGGATGGTTTTCCAAAGCTTCTTGATGGGTAAATACGGTAGCAAGTAAATATTTAAGGGTTGCAGTAGCCAGATGCTCATCTGCAACGGTAATTTGATTTTTCTCCCAAAGATCACCGATTCTATACATAGATGGTTTAATAATTTTCTCGTAAAAAGTAAAATTATCTATTTTTGAGTGAATAGAAGACGAATGTAATTCCATTAATGAATGCACGTCTCCCGCGAGAATAGACTTGGTGAAAGCCTTGACCAGCTGATTCATTTATGATCACTCCTAGCAAAAATACCAATTACTATATTCAATAGATAGAATTGAAATTCCTGCTACAAATTTCAATCAATAATTGGATTGACTTTCCCTAAATTCTTATTTAGTATAACCTCTGTAACACTAATTGGCGCTCAAGTACCTGAGAGAGGTTCATAGCATTAACCCTCTATAAAAAACTATGGTTCTATGAATCTAACATGAGGTTTTCTAAAGCATGTTATCATTAAAGCGTAACAGGATAGTACAATTTTTGCAATTTTACTGCCTGTTATTCCGATTCTTAGGCTAATGCTATGTCCTCCTTCATTCGAGGCACTCTGAAGGGGAGGATTTTCACATGTCAGGAAGAAAAGACGAAGATTTAACAGATCTATCATTATTAGGAAATCAAGGAACAAATTACTTATTCGAGTACGCTCCACACATTTTGGAAGCATTCGATAATAAGCATCCGAACCGGGATTATTTTGTGAAATTCAACTGTCCGGAATTCACAAGCCTATGCCCGAAAACAGGTCAACCGGACTTCGCTACCATCTACATCAGCTATATACCAGGTGAAAAGATGGTGGAAAGCAAATCACTCAAGCTTTACTTATTCAGCTTCAGAAATCATGGTGACTTCCATGAAGACTGCATGAACATCATCATGAATGACCTCATCGAATTAATGGATCCACGCTACATCGAAGTGTGGGGGAAATTCACCCCACGCGGCGGAATCAGCATTGATCCATACTGTAACTACGGTAAGCCGGGTACGAAATATGAAACGATGGCAGACCACCGCTTGATGAACCATGATTTGTATCCGGAAAAGATTGATAATCGATAAGATAGGAAGGACGATTCTGCTTCAGGAATCGTTCTTTTTTTGTTTAACGATAGCGAATATTTCTATTGCCGAAATAAATTTACGTGATTATACTTGCGGAAGGAGATAGAAAAGGAGGGAGAGGGATGAAGCCGTTAAACGCATCTCTTTGTGTATTAATTGGAGCAAGTTCTTACGGGATTCATGCTTCTGTCGTGAAGCTCGGATTTGCTGAAGGCTACTCTGTTTCGGATGTAACGGGTATACAGTATTTATTTGGAGTGGCTATGTTATTCCTGGCCTTCCTTTTTACTAAAAAAATAAAGATGACTAAGAAGCACTGTGTCTCGCTCTTCGGAGTCGGAATCCTTCTTAGCTTGACGGGGATCTTTTATGGGCTCAGCCTTCATGAAGTTCCTGCTTCCATTGCGGTTGTCATGTTGTTCCAATTCACATGGATCGGCGTTTTGATTGAATCGATTTATTTAAAAAAATTCCCTTCCAATAAGAAGCTGTTTTCCGTTGTATTTCTGTGGATGGGAACTTTGCTTGCAGGAGGGGTCCTTTCTTCTGAACGCTTCAGTTGGTCTGAAAACGGTATGGGAATTCTCTTCGGCTTCTTTGCAGCCATTACATTTGCCCTGTTTATTTTCTTCAGCGGCAAGGTGGCGAAAGAAGTGCCTACGATTCAAAAGAGCATGATGATTACCCTTGGCGGGTTACTTGTAGTCCTCATTGCGTTTCGTCCTTCTTTCATTCGGGAACCTGTTCAGATTGTTGAAATGGCTGACTTTGGACTACTCGTCGGCATCTTCGGAAGTATCTTTCCCGTCGTCTTTTTCGCGATAGGTACTCCACACCTCGACTCGAGTCTCTCGACGATTGTCGGTGCAGCGGAACTTCCGGCTGCTATACTGGCAGCCATGTGGATTCTACATGAACAAGTGGTATTATTGCAGTTCATAGGAATCCTCCTGATCCTGATCGGGATTGCCATTCCACAGTTTCATATGGGACCTGCCCGGAATCGGAAACAATTTGGATGAACGAAAGCTCTCTTCTTTGGTGAAGGGAGCTTTTTTGAGGTGGAAGCTAAAATCCCCACTATACCCTAATTGTTGACCCTTAAACCAAAACCCCATCTTCATCACATCTGTAAACCCTTCCAATTTTCACAATTATTAAACCTTATTTTTTTGACCGGATCCCCTTTACAAAGGGTCTTGATGGGCTTTATAATCCCGTTGTTCAACTATTTACGGAAAACCAAAAAAATTTAAAAGAAAAAGGAGGTTGCGGTGATGCGACAAAGAATATTTTCCTTCTTAATGATGAATCTTGGAGCATTTCTTGTTTCGGTGAATGTCCATTTTTTCTTATCGCCTAATAATTTAGCGACAGGGGGAGTAAGTGGATTGTCAATCATCATGAACGATCTGTTTCCAGGGTTATCACTTGGACTGTTCATGATCATAATCAATATCGTGTTATTTATCGTCGGTGTGATCTTTCTCGGCTTTAATTTCGGTGCGAAAACCATTTACGCAAGTTTCGCCCTTTCATTCTATGTTTGGTTATTAGAGAGATTTGCTCCGATGAGTGCGCCATTAAGTGATGATATTTTGATTCAATTGATTATCGGTCAATGCATTGCCGCAACCGGTATGGCCATTGTGTTCAACCAGCAGGCATCTACTGGTGGAACGGATATTGTGGCCCTGATCTTTAATAAATATTTCAATATAGATGTAGGCAGAGGCGTTTTACTGGCAGATTTATCAATCGCCATGTCCTCAGCCGTACTATTCGGACCGCAAGTCGGAATGTATGCATTCTTCGGTGTCATCCTGAACGGACTGGTCATCGATTATGCATTGCAACAATTTAATTCAAATAAAGAGATTGTGATCATCAGCCGCTACAGCGATGAGATCAAGTCTTATATCGTTCATGAACTGGGAAAAGGAGCGACGATTCATACGGCAACGGGAGCCTTCACTTCCGACGAAAAGGAAGTCATCACGACCATCCTTGGTCGCAAGGACTTTTCCAAGTTAAAAGGATTCATTACCCAAGTCGATAATCGTGCCTTCATCACCGTCCATACGATGAATGAAATACTCGGTCAAAACTTTAAACGACTGGCATAGAAACCATGCTCCACCTTTTATACAGAAGGTGGGGCATTTTTATGCTCAAAAAAATTTTTAACCTCACAAAAAATAAAGGAAAATATTACCCTTTTCCTGTATAAATAAAAGGTAGGGGGTGGAAATATGGAGAAAGAAGAGTTTGAACGCCTGGAACGGAAAATCAGCACTTTGGAAAGAGAGCTATACCTTGTGAAAAGGCAGTTGATACAAGCGAAGAGCGAAAGTGAAGCGCCTGTCATCCAAAAAGCAGAAGTGTTTACGGAACCTGAAAAGCAGTTCCCTGCTGGAGAAAAGGAGCCATTCATTGAGAAAGAGCCCTTCGACTTTTCAGTGGAACGCTGGCTTCCAAAAGTGTTTCTATTTGTTCTATTGATAGGAAGTATCTGGGGTTTTATGGCAGCTTCTCAAAATGGCTGGGTTACGCCCGGTTTAAGGGTGTTAACGGGTGCTGTCATCAGTATCGTGATGTATTATTTGGGAGAGCGGTATATCAGGGATCAGAGGAAATTAGCCCTCACGCTGCTATCGGGGAGCATCGTCCTTGCGATCATTACGTTATTCTCAGCAAACATTTTGTATGGATATATAGGCGGACTCATTACGAATCTACTACTACTCGTCATTATTTCTGTCGGACTGTGGACTTCTCATAAGCATGGTTCTGAAGTGATTTTGTGCTTGATAGGGGCAGGAGCGTATCTGTTTCCGTTTATTTTCGCAGGGGACGAACGGAATGAGTGGTTGTTTTACGGATATGAGTTAGTATTGTTCTTTGTGTTAATGACGTTCAGTACGGTGAAACGATACCGGATTGCCTGGAATATACATTATTACTTACTATATTTCTCATTGTTTTTCTTTGCGGCCTTTGGGGTAGGGGCGATGACGCTGACCGTTCTGATTCCATTTGCGATTCAGCACGCCTATGTTTTACTGTTGATCGTGCTGGGCCGCGATGAACGGGTGAGTGCCGAAATGATTCCAGCTCTAGTGTCAGGGTCATTCATCCTTCTCGGATTATTGAATGATATTTACGCAGCGATCCCACTCTTTTATTATGTGACTTTCGCAGCGGTGTATATCGGCGTATCGTTCATTGAACCGAAGGAAAAGAAACAAACAAAGGATGTTCTGCTGGTCTTGGGTTTCCTGCATGTGCTCCTCTTCTTATTTGAACTATTCGAATACGATTGGCGCTTTGTCTTAGTCGGCCTTCAGGCAACTGCCCTTCTATGGCTTGCGGGAAGAAGGGAAAGCTATCTTGGTTTGGTTGCTTCCATTCTTTTGATGATGTGTTCATTCCTCTGGGTGCTGGTCGGTGCATCCGATGATTTCTTTACGATTGAGCTGCCGATTTTTGTGATCGCTTTTGGGTATGTATATCTGTTTTCCCATTATAATAAAAATGAGTCCTTTTTCTTAAACGTGTCGACAACGCCGATTAAAGTGGTGTTGACAGGGATTGTGATGTTCTTCGTGTTACGTTTGACGGACTTTATTGTAATCGGCTGGGATTATACCCCGCGAACCACCGCCTTCACCGTAGCAATTGCCGCTCTGTCCATTGCTTATCTCATCTTCGGTGAAAGCAGGAAGGACGCCTTTTACCGCTGGGTGGGGATCAGTTTTTTAGCTCTGGCACTGGTGAAATTCTTCCTGGCAGATCTCGTGTTCCTGGATTTCACGATCCGTGCCATGATCCTGATTCCAATCGGAGTGATCGGTCTTGTGCTTTCAAGATTTTTATATAAAAAGGAATAAACACATTGCAAATGCTTTCAGAATAATTATATAATGGTGATATTAACTAACGTTTAATGGAAAAGGAGGTGGAATTGAGATGAATCGTTCTGTAGGATTGCGTGGGAAGTATTTAGACTATATTTACATTTGCCGTGCAATTTTTCATGTATTTGCCTTCAAGGGGACACGTATGCCCTTTTGCAGCAAATAAATATGAATACTGAACGGTAAGAGGTCTCAATTCCAATCACTTTTCTATAAAGAATCGGAAAAAGGGGGCGTTTTCGCTCTCTTTTTTTATGCCTTCTTTTCTAAAAGGGGGAAGTGCCAGCGCACTTCGATCAGCCATGGGTGAGCCTTCTGCTTCCCCATGGCTTTTTTGTGATCATAACGGAACCTCTTACCTTAAAATAGATGAACGAAAGGAAGAGGAAAATGATACTATGCAGTGCACAGGAATTAAGCAAGATGTTTGGAGGACATTTAATATTTGAGGATTTATCCTTTGAGATACCGGAAAGAGCAAGGATCGGGCTCGTTGGCAGAAATGGGACGGGGAAAACGACGATATTTAAATTATTGTCAGGGGTCGAATCCCCTGATAAAGGTCTAGTTCATTTGAAAAAGGGAGCCAGGGTAGGTTATCTTGCACAAATCCCTCACTATCCGGAAGGGACGAAAGGACTCGACGTGTTACGCTCCGCATTTTCCGATTTAATCAAGACCGGTGAGCGATTAAAAGAGTTAGAGATCCAAATGGGGACGGAGCTGGATGCTGACACTCTCAACCGTTTATTAGAAGAATACGGAAAAATTCAGGACGGATTCACCCTTGCCGGGGGATATGAAATTGAATCCAATATTTCAAAAATCGTCAATGGATTGGATATCAGTGAACTGGTCGATAAGGACTTCAATGACTGTAGCGGAGGGGAACAAACCAAGCTTTGCTTAGGCTTGATACTTTTGCAAAAGCCTGATCTCCTGCTCCTTGATGAACCGACGAACCACCTGGATATTGGAGCCGTGGAATGGCTGGAGGATTTTTTGAGAGAGTATGAGGGCACCGTCGTCTGTATTTCCCATGATCGCTATTTTCTCGATAACGTGATTACGAAGGTGTATGACTTAGAGGACGGGGAATTGACGATTTATCATACAAATTACTCCGGTTTTGTGAAGGAAAAGGAAGAACGTTTGATGATTGAATTTCAAGCCTATCAGGAGCAACAGAAGAAAATAAAGAAAATGAAGGAAGCGATCAAACGGTTAAGGGAATGGGCAAATCAGGCTAATCCTCCTAACGAAGCTTTGCATAAACGGGCACGTAACATGGAGAGGGCGTTAGAACGGATGGAGAAGATCAAGCGCCCGGTTCTGGACCGTAAGAAGATGGGATTGGAATTTGAGGAAACGGATCGAAGCGGGAAAATCGTGTTTTCCATGGAGGGTGCTTCAAAGGCTTATGGAGACAAAAGCTTGTTCAGTGGCGCCGATCTCCTCGTCCATTTCAAGGATCGTACTGCGATTGTCGGACAGAATGGAACCGGTAAATCAACGATTATCAGAATGCTGCTCGGAGAAGAGACCGCCGATGCAGGTGTTGTGAAAGTCGGAAGCAACGTGAAATTAGGCTACCTTTCCCAGCACTTTACGGTGGCGGATCCAAGTGTTCGTTTGATTGATGCGTTCCGGGAAGAGGTTCCAGTGACAGAGGGGGATGCCCGGCATATTCTAGCTAAATTTTTATTTTATGGACCGAATGTGTTCAGGAAAGTAGGCCAGCTGAGCGGTGGGGAAAAAATGAGACTCCGCCTTGCCCAATTGATGCACCAGGACATTAACTTCCTTGTCCTTGATGAGCCGACGAACCATCTGGATATCGACTCGCGAGAAGTGTTGGAGGACGCCCTGGAGGACTTTAAAGGCACGATTCTGGCTGTATCTCATGACCGGTATTTTTTAAATAAGTTATTTAAGAAAACGTATTGGATTCATAAGGGCGAACTTTATTTCTTTGATGGTCCTTATAGCTGGGCAAAGGAAAAGCTCCCTGAAATTGTTCCACAGGAGGTTCCTGCAGCAGAAGTGAAAAAAGAAGCACCTTCTAAAGCGGTACCGGAAAAACCGTCGCGGACGATGGAAGAAGTGGAAGCTGAGCTGGAACGGGTTGAAGAAGAGATTTTTGCCATTGAAGAGATGCTTCTTATACAAAGGGATTTAGACATCCTTCAGGAACTGTATAAGGAAAAAGAACAGAAAGAGCAGGAGCGAAACAACATGTATCAGGAGTTGGAAGAATTAATGGGCTAGTGAAAGAGGAGGGGGATGACGACAGGGTCATCTCCCTTCCAATATTTCCAATGACCTTAGTATAATGAAGGAAGAGAGGATGAGAATGAATGTCGAAAAAAGAAGTGATCATCATCGGTGGCGGCCTGTCAGGGATCATGGCAGCCAAAACGTTAATGAATAAAGGAATAACGGATATCATCATCATTGAAAAAAGTAGAAGTGTCGGAGGGAGACTCGCCACGAGACGGATTCAAGACGGAAAAGCGGATCACGGCGCGCAATTCTTCACGGTGCGTTCCACAGAACTTCAAACAGACGTTGAGAAATGGCTACATGCTGGCTGGATCAAAAGGTGGTTCGGCAACCCCTACCCGCGATACACCTCCGTCAATGGAATGAACGCCCTGGCCAAAAGACTGGCCGAAACACTTCCTATAATGCTCAACACAAAAGTCTCTTCCATCCGTGATGGGAGGGACGGACCTCTGGAAGTGGAACTGGATAATGGTGAAAAAATCATTGGGGAGCATATTATCGCAACTGCCCCTGTACCTCAGGCGCTTACACTGCTATCTGAAATCGAGAGCACGGAGCTAAAGCATATCACGTTCGCTCCATGCTTTGTAGGTATGTTCACCTTTGGTAAGGAGAGCATGGTACCTGCACCTGGACATAAAGACGAACAGTTGTCACCGGGAGTAGAACGGGTGGTGGATCATCAAAAGAAAGGAATTTCTTCAACAGTAACGGTGAGTGTGTATATGACGGGAGCCTGGTCGAAAAAGCGCTTTGACCTTGAGGACGACGCCATTTTGGCTGAAATTCAGGAGGTTGCAGCACTTCATCTCGGAGAGGGAAATCAAATAGTTGATGCTCAATTGAAACGTTGGAAATACGCAGAAGCAGAAGAAGTCGTTCGCTCTCCTTATGTCGAACTTGGAAGTAATCAGCGGGTTATGGTTTGTGGAGATGTTTTTTTGAGAGAAAATGATGAAGCAGGACGAACACGGTTTGAAAGTGCTTATTTATCTGGAATTTCAGCCGGAGAGAGAGTGGCAGAAAAGCTGAAGGGATCATCTCTCTCATGATCCGTGAAAGATTGGTTGTGGGGGTTAAGTATAACCATCATATCATCAAGAAACACTAGAAGAGTACATAAATTCAATGATAAGAAGAGGAAATAAAATGAGCATACAACTAAAGCAAGCGAACCCTGACCATCTCGACACCATTATGGACGTTTACCTGAGATGTAAAAAAGATCTGGATGAAAAGGGATTGCTTCAATGGAATGATCACTACCCAAGCCGGGAATATTTTGAAGAAGAAATGTTAAATGGAAATCTTTATGTATTCATGATAGATGAATCAATAGCAGGATCCGTGACCCTGAATGAATGGCAGTCCCCGGAATGGTCCGAGATTCCATGGAGATTTGCGAACGAGTGGGTCATTCATGCATTGTTTCTTGATCCCTTTCAGCAGGGAAATGGATTGGGCAAAGTATTCATGGAGAAGTGTGAAGAGCTTGCTCGTGAAAGAGGATTCGGGAGCATCCGGTTAGATGCATATTCAAGAAATACGGGGGCCAATTACTTGTATGAAAAAATGGACTATGGGTACCGGGGTTCAGTCTATTTCACTTCTAAACCAGAGGGGCATCAGGAATATCGCTGTTATGAGAAAGCACTGACTCTTTAAGATTCAATCCTTGTTCAAATGTACAAAGGAAAAGAAGATAGGATAAATGGTATACTTGGAGGTACAGTATGCGCTGAATAAGAAAGCAGGGAAGCGATTATATTGACACCGAATTTGGATGAGGCGAGGGCCTTCATTGAGCAATGTTATCAGGAATTAAATAAAAGCGAATCAGACATGGTGATTCGCTTACAACAAATAGAAGATGAACTAAGAACAGAAGGAACCTATACTCATACGACAGAAGAGCTAGTGCACGGAGCCAAAATGGCGTGGAGAAACAGCAATCGCTGTATTGGCCGGTTGTTCTGGAATTCGCTGAACGTGTTTGACGAAAGGGAAGCGTCGACGGAGGATGAGGTGTGGGGAGCGTTAGAGCGCCACCTTGACTATGCTTCTAATAACGGTAGAATACGTCCGACGATTACCATCTTCAGACCCTCTCAGCCACATCAGCCTGACATCCGATTATGGAATCATCAGTTGATCAGATATGCCGGCTATGTGGAGGATGGGCAATATATAGGGGATCCACATTCCATTGAGTTTACCAAGAAATGCGAAGAGCTCGGCTGGAAAGGGCAGGGGACTCACTTTGATGTCCTGCCTTTCGTAGTGCAAATCGGGGACGGACCTCCAAAGTGGAAAGAGATTGAAGCTCGACTTAGGTTGGAGGTTCCTCTACGTCATCCGGAATTTGATTGGTTTCGGGATCTCGGGTTGAAGTGGTATGGAGTCCCGATCATTTCTGATATGGAATTGAAGATCGGGGGCATCTCATATAAAGCAGCTCCGTTTAACGGCTGGTATATGGAAACGGAAATCGGTGCACGGAACCTTGCAGACGAAAACCGCTATAATCTTTTGCCGAAAGTAGCAAGTTGTATGGGGTTGGATATGTCTAGAGCGGCAACGTTGTGGAAAGATAAAGCACTGATCGAGTTGAATATCGCCGTACTCCATTCCTTTAAAGAAGATGGGGTCAGCATCGTCGATCATCATACGGCAGCCCAGCAATTCCGCTTGTTTGAAGAGAACGAGAAGAGTGCCGATCGTGATGTGACGGGGGATTGGACCTGGCTGATACCGCCTGTCTCACCGGCAACGACTCATATATTTCATAAAGAGTACGACAATACGTGGAATTCGACGAATTATTTCTATCAGGATGCGCCTTATTAAGGAGAGCTGTTTTCTGTTTCGTACAGAAAGCAGCTTTTTTTAAAACGTATAGGGCGGGCGTTTGGACACTTCATAATATTGAAACCAAAACCTGAATTCATCAAATAAAACAGGACCATCGAATGTGAAATTCTCAAAGAAATCCTCAACTAATTCTGTGTCAGCATCATCCATAATGCCGGTCACATAAAGAGGCGTCTTGAATCGCTTGTATAGATCCTCATATCCATAAAAGCTAAACAAATCTTCCAATTGTTGTTCGTTCATCATTTTCACCTTCCTTACTAGTAGGTTTTCTCTTTCTTGTAAAAATATCCATAAAAAAACAGCAGCGGAAGGAGTCCGTGCTGTTTGTCTATTGCTTCAATTCGGTATAAACGACCAGTGCCGGGATTTCAATGGGCGTTGGCACCATTCCGCTTCACTCATCTTTAATGATCGTATCAGCCAATGGGGACGGGGAAGTGGTGGTACTCGCCATTTGAGCTTTCGGCTTTCCCTCTTGCTTATCGGTTGTTTGCGTTTTCTCTTTTTCCTCTTGAGAATTTGAACTAAATCCTGCAGAACAAGCAGAAATGGGCAAAAGTACAAGCACAAGTAGTACAACCCTCATAGTATATATTATGTGAAGCCACTCCTTTCATCTTCACACTGGGGGACGGACCTTAATAGGTCCGTCCCTCTCATCTTTTAAGATTATTTTTTGTGTACAGCGTATTTTCTCATTCCCAGTGTGGTTCCACCAG
Coding sequences:
- a CDS encoding nitric oxide synthase oxygenase, whose product is MTPNLDEARAFIEQCYQELNKSESDMVIRLQQIEDELRTEGTYTHTTEELVHGAKMAWRNSNRCIGRLFWNSLNVFDEREASTEDEVWGALERHLDYASNNGRIRPTITIFRPSQPHQPDIRLWNHQLIRYAGYVEDGQYIGDPHSIEFTKKCEELGWKGQGTHFDVLPFVVQIGDGPPKWKEIEARLRLEVPLRHPEFDWFRDLGLKWYGVPIISDMELKIGGISYKAAPFNGWYMETEIGARNLADENRYNLLPKVASCMGLDMSRAATLWKDKALIELNIAVLHSFKEDGVSIVDHHTAAQQFRLFEENEKSADRDVTGDWTWLIPPVSPATTHIFHKEYDNTWNSTNYFYQDAPY